CCTGCCCGACCCGACTGATGGCCCAGTCGCCGCACCTGCCTGGAATTACGAACCTGCTGTCGGGGGAGGTCGCCTTCGCGGAGACGATCCATGCGGACAGATTTTCCGGGGCGCATATCATCCCTCAGGGCGATGCCGATCCCCACGCGGCGATGCGCGGTATCGAGCGCCTGCAGATGATCATCGACGCGTTGACCAATGCCTATGATCTGGTGCTGGTCGAATGCGGTGCGGCGGATTCGGCTGCCGTCGCCAAGGTGGCTCGAGGCGAGGAAGTCGAGATCATCGTTTCGGCTCCTTCGGTGAGCGAGGAAAAGATCATCGAAGAACTGACAAGCTTCGGAGAGGCCGGATACCGCGACATCGTGCTGATGACCGGCAGCGGCGACAGCGGCCCGGAGCTTCCCGACCGCCGCGCGGCCTAAGACAGATCGCGGCTCCGGCCCGCCACCGGTTCGAAGCCGATCTCAATCGTCCGCGGTTTCTGTGGTGGCCCGCAATATCCGGCGCCGTCCGCGCTGTACCAAGGCATAAAGGGTCTTGTTCGCCTTTATGGTGCGTTTGGCGCGCACCACGGCACGATGCAGGCCGGCTGCCGCATGTCCGCGCAACGTCAGCGGCAGGGTAATGTCCCGCAAGGGGGTCTCCATCGTGCACCACGATCGCTTGTAGGGTTGATCGCCGATGCCGAAGTCGAAGAGCGCGACACCTTCGCCGCAAAGACGTTCGATCACCCGGTAGAGCAGCAACTCGCCCGGGCTGCTGTCGGCGGCGATCATGTGGTCGATCGAACCGAACTGGCAGATGACGTGGTCGCCTTTTCTCGACAGGCCGGTGACGGCAATGACCCGGCCCTCGTGCTCGCCCCTGAGGCGGATCGCGTTGAGTTCGAGCAGCCTGTCGCCGGCGGATGGCCGGTCGATCAGCAGACGAAAAAAGGCGCGGATCTCCGAATTGTCGAACACATCCGGCAGGCCCTGGGCTTCGAGCCGCGCGGTTTTCTGCCGGAAGAACGCGTCCAGCAGCGCATGGGCGTCCGCCGGCTCGCGGGCAACGACATAGTCGTAGCCGCCGAGTTCGGCGAGACGCCGCTCGGAGAGGCGCATCTTTTTGCGCCGGCGTTTTGCGTTGAGCTGGGTGAGCGTGCGCTCCATGTCGCCGAGGAGCCCGAGCTGGAAAGAGGCGTTCGGATTGGCGATCCCAGGCAGGGCGGCGAGGGGGTGGGGCAGGCCGCGCCACAGCGCCGGTGTCTTTTCGAGTGCGACGACATCGGCGTAGGCGCGAAGCGCGCGTCGAATTCCCTCTGTCAGCGCGCGGCAGAGTTCGCCCCGCGGCGCGCGATCGACGTCGGCGGCAAAAAGCCCTGTGTTCAGGTTGCTGTGTGCGGTCGCGATCAGTCTGGCGGTGCGGAAGAAGCAACCGCTTTCGATCTCGAAGGGCAGGAGGAAAAGCAGTTGCTTGCCGAGAGCGCCGCGCACGACCAGCAATTGGCTCCTATGCGCACGCTTCCAGGCCGCGCACCAGTCGAAGCTCTGATGCAGGGAGTTCAGCTTGTTTGCGTCGAGCGCGCGCCAGTCCGCCTCGACCTCCGCCAAGTCGCGATGAACGGAGAGGGTGATCGGTTCGGCAGGGCGAGTTTCGACGGCCGCGTGCGCTCGGCTGTCACGCGACGATTGCCGGCTCGGTGCGGCAAGGGTGAAATAGGAATTGGCCATCTCTCGGATCGTTCAGCATGCGTCTTGTTCTATTGGACCGCAAAAGTGGCTAGAACGCATTAATTCCAGCGTGGCTTCGTCCGCGATCGGTATATGCGGTTAGCAAAGCATGAAGCGAGGGATCATCAGCGGCTTGGAAATCGTCGCTGCGGCGTTACATCACGCTGCCGATAAGGACCTCACGAAGAACTGCAATTTATGGACCTGCCGATGATGCCTGGTGATGCCTTGCCTGACCCCGACGCCCAGTTTCCGGTCACCGAGTTTCCACGGATCGGGTTTCTCAAGAACCTCGTGCATTCGCCCCTGATAGAGGTCGGTGAATACAGCTACTATGACGATCCGGAAGGGCCCGAATATTTTGAGGCGAAGTGCGTCCTCCATCACTACGACTTCGTCGGAGATCGGCTGGTGATCGGGCGTTTCTGCGCGCTTGCGACAGGCGTTCAGTTCATCATGAACGGCGCCAACCACGCGCTCGGCGGCTTTTCGACCTTTCCGTTCGGCATCTTCCCCGGCGCCTGGCGCGACGGCTTCGATCCGGCCGCCTATGCGACGGGCTATCGCGGCGACACCATCGTCGGCAACGATGTATGGATCGGCATGGAGGCGGCGATCCTGCCGGGCGTCACTATCGGCGACGGCGCGATCGTCGCGGCGAAATCCGTGGTGACGAAGGATGTCCCTGCTTACGCCATCGTCGCCGGCAATCCGGCAAGGGTTGTCAAGATGCGGTTCCCGGCGGCGACCGTCGAGCGCTTGCTGGCGATTGCCTGGTGGAACTGGCCGCTCGACAAGGTGACGCGCAATATCGCGGCAATCACTGGCGCAGACATCGAGGCGCTCGAAACTGCGCTGTAGCCTCAGTCGAGAAAGCCGGTGGCGAGCACCCTTGCCCATTCGGACCGGTTGCGCTCTGCGGCGCGGCGCGACATCGCCATATGATCGTAGCGCACGCTGCGGAAGCTGACGTTCCAGTCGACCCCGTCTTGCTCAAGAATGGCGTAGCGCGCGTCCGGCGAGCCGGTTTCGACCCTATGGGCCACGGGTCGATCATCGTCGTAGCCCGGGCAGCCGACGCTGCCGGGATTGACGAGGAGGCGCCCACCCGATAGCCGCACGGCCCGCGGGATGTGCGTGTGACCGCAGAGGATCACCGCGCAGTCGATGCCCGCCGCAAAACCTTCGATCGCTTCACGCGCCGCCATGTGGACGACGCCGTCGGCTGTCAACGCCTCCATCCAGTAGGTCTCGTCGCTTGTCGGCGTGCCGTGGCAGAGGAAGAACGTGTCGCGATAGACAAGCGTTTCCGGCAGCGTCGCCAGCCAACTCCTGTGACCGGGCTCAAGTTCGTCGTAAGCCGCACGATCCGACGGTCCCATCTCGGCTGGATCAAGCGTCAGAAGATAGCGATCATGATTGCCGCGGATCGCCGGCATCTTGCGGTCGATCAGAATGTCGGCCGTGCGCGCGGCGTTGAGCGGGCCGCTCAGATGGTCGCCCAGATTGACGACCTCGTCGATCCCCTGTGCGTCGATATCCGCCAGCACCGCCTCGAGTGCCAGGTCGTTGCCGTGAATATCGGCGATGACGGCGATCTTCATGGTGCGCCTCCACTCAGCGATTGTTTGCCGGTTTTTCCATCCATTTTATGATCAGCATCGCAGGAAGGATCCACAGAAGACCGGTGAAGAAGAAATAGAGAAGATGCACCCACCAGGGGGACGCGCCGAGGAGGAGCGAGGCGAAGGTGACCGCCGCCAGCGCGTAGACGATGACAAGAATGATGATGAGGACGGTGCCAATCAGTTTTCTGAGGCGTACGGGCATCGGACTTCTTTCGGAGGGCGACAGTCGAACGGGACCAATTTGGAATTGGCCGCGACGGCATGCCGCAAAGGCTTCGGCCTTGTTTTGCACGGCGCTCTGGTGCAAATCAACGGCTTTCAAACGGCAACCCGTTCATTGAGAGGTTGCAGCCGGCAAACGAGGAAGACGTCATGGCGCATGCCGACCTGGCAACGGAACAGTCGCTGCGGAGCGAGATCGACAGAACCGATCACAATCGCCGTCAGATCCGCGGCTGGCTCGCCGTCGTGCTGTTTGCCCTGTTTGCCCTGGTGATTGTCGGCGGCGCGACGCGCCTGACCGAATCCGGCCTGTCGATCACCGAATGGAAGCCGATCCACGGCGTCATTCCGCCCTTGTCGGCCGAGGAATGGGAGGAGGAATTCCGCCTCTACCAACGCATTCCCCAGTATGAGCAGATGAACAAGGGCATGACGGTCGAGGCGTTCAAGACGATCTTCTGGTGGGAATGGGCGCACCGTCTTCTCGCCCGCTCCATCGGCGTGATCTTTGCCCTGCCGCTTCTCTTCTTCTGGCTGACGGGCCGGGTCGAGCGGCGACTGCGGCTGCCGCTCCTCGGCATTCTGGCGCTCGGCGGTTTTCAAGGCTTCATCGGCTGGTGGATGGTTTCCTCGGGCCTCGTCGAACGGACCGAAGTCAGCCAGTACCGGCTGGCCACCCACCTGGTCATCGCCTGTCTGATCTTTGCCGCCTGCATGTGGATCTACCGGGGGCTTTCACCCCACACTGGTGATGCAGCGCCGACGCAAAGGTCGCAAACGATGGCCGGCATCATCGCCGCCATGAGCCTCTTCCAGATCTATCTGGGCGCGCTCGTCGCCGGCCTCGATGCCGGCCTGAGCTACAACACCTGGCCGCTGATGGACGGTGCGATCGTACCGGGCGATCTCTTCGTGCAGCAGCCTGCCTGGATCAATCTCTTCGAGAATCCGAAGACGGTGCAATTCCTGCATCGCGCCGGCGCTTACCTGCTGTTTGCGCTGGCCTTCGCGCATATGGTCGTGTCGCTGCGTGCAGCATCGGGCACGACCCATGCGCGCCGTTCCGTGCTGCTCTTTGTTCTGCTGACGGTCCAGGCGGCGATCGGCATCACGACGCTTCTACTGCAGGTGCCGATAGTTTGGGGCGTGCTGCACCAGGCGGGCGCGCTCGTCGTGCTCGGCTTCGCCATCGCCCATTGGCGCGGCTTCGTCGGCGAATATCCGAGACCGGCAGCCATCGAGGTTCGCCACTGATCAGCCTTTGAATTGGACAAACAAAAACCCCGGCAGCACATGACGGCCGGGGTTTTGCTTCTTGACCTTCCGTCTCAGGCAGACAGCATCAGGTCCATGTTCTGGACGGCCGCGCCCGACGCGCCCTTGCCGAGATTGTCGAGCAGGGCGACGAGGTTCACATGCGCACCGCCCGGGGTGCCGAAGACGAAGAGCTTCATCGTGTCCTTGCCGGCAAGCTCCGTCGCGTCGATCCGGGCAAGCTGCGCGCTTAGCGGAACGACTTCGACGATCGACTGGCCGGCATAATGCTCGACGAGCGCGGCATGGATGCTTTCCAGTGTCGCGCCGGGCGCGAGGTCGTCGAGATAGAGCGGCACTTGGACGATCATGCCCTGCGGGAACTTGCCGACCGATGGCGAGAAAATGGGGGCGCGCTCGAGCATGCCATGCATTTTCATTTCCGGCACGTGCTTGTGCTTGAGCGGGAGGCCGTACAGGAAATGCGGCGCGCTGATATGGTCGGCGTGGTTCTCGTCCTCGATCTGCGCGATCATCTGCTTGCCGCCGCCGGTATAGCCGGAGACCGCGTTGACGGTGACCGGGTAGCCGTCCGGCAGGATGCCTGCCTGGCGCAGTGGCCGGATCACGCCGATCGCACCAGTCGGATAGCAGCCGGGGTTGGAGACATGGCGAGCGTCGCGGATCTTCGCCGGCTGCGCCTTGTCCATCTCGGCAAAGCCATAGGCCCAATCGGGGGCGACGCGATGCGCCGTCGACGTATCGATGATGCGGACGCGATTGTTGCCGGCGACCATGGCGACCGCCTCGCGCGACGCGTCGTCCGGCAGGCAGAGGATGGCGATATCAGCGCCATTCAACAGGTCTTCACGCAGTGCCGCATTGCGGCGTTCCGCTTCCGGGATCGACAGGAGTTCGAGATCCGAGCGACCGGCCATGCGCGCGCGGATTTGCAAGCCCGTCGTGCCGTGTTCGCCATCGATGAAGATCTTCGGTTTCATGATTGTCCTGCTCCTGCAGACGGTTACGGAGTTTTCCGGAATCAGTCTGGCATAGACTTGAATCAGTTTCTTGAACGGCAGCGATCAGCCGCGCCGTTCCGCGAGCCATTCGGCCCTGAGGCCCAGCATATACATGGCGATGGTCGAGCCAGCAATGGCGGTAAGATCGGCATGGTCATAGGCGGGCGCCACCTCGACCACGTCGCTGCCGGCGATATGCAAAGCTCCCAGCTTGCGCAGCACCGAGAGGATCTTGGCGCTGGATGGACCGCCGGCGACCGGCGTGCCGGTGCCCGGCGCGTAGGCCGGATCCAGGCAATCAATGTCGAAGGTCAAATAGGCCGAACGGCTGCCGACATGCCGGACGATGGTGTCGGCGATCTCCTCGGCGCGCATTTCTTCGACTTCATAGCCATAGACGATGCGGATGCCGCAGTCGTCGGGCGCATGCGTGCGGATGCCGATCTGAATCGACCGCTCGGCGTCGATCAGCCCCTCGCGCGCGGCCCGGCCGACGAAGGAGCCGTGGTCGATGCGGCCCTTCTCGTCCGGCCAGGTATCCTGGTGCGCGTCGAACTGCACCAGCGCGAGGGGGCCGTGGAGCGCCGCATGGGCCTTGAGGATCGGATAGGTGACGAAGTGGTCGCCGCCAAGCGTCAGCAGGTAGGCGCCCGACTTCAGGATCCTTGTCGCCTCCCGCTCGATGGTCGCGGGCGTCTTCGCATGGTTGCCATAGTCGAGCAGGCAGTCGCCGTAGTCGACAGTCGCCATGTCTGCGAAGAGGTCGCGCTGGAACGGGTATTGCGGATCGTTGTCGAAGATCGCCGAGGCGCGGCGGATCGCCTGCGGACCGAAACGGGCGCCGGGGCGGTTCGAAGTGGCGGCGTCGAAGGGAATGCCCCAGACGACGGCGTCGACGCCTTTGAGCTGCTTCGTATATTTTCGGCGCATGAAGGAAAGCACGCCGGCATGGGTCGGGTCCGTGGCCGCACTATGAAGCGAGCGGGTGGTGACGGCGTGATCGATGGTCTTCGGAGCCATGGTCAGCCCTCTGCCTTGCTGGAGCCATAGGCGCGTTCGACGCGCGCCACGCGCACCTCGTAGTGGCTGTACCATTCGGCACGGCCCTGCTTTTGCGCGGCGAGATGATCAACGTTTCTCTTCCAGGCTCGGATGGAATCTTCATCGCTCCAGTAGGCATTGGTAATTCCGAAGCCGTCAGCGCCGCGCGCGCTTTCAACGCCAAGAAAGCCAGGCTGCTTCCGCGCCAGTTCCTCCATGGCTTCGGCCATCTCTCCATAGCCGTTGTCGCCGTCGGTTCGGGCCGAGGAGAAGCAAACGACGTAATAGGGCGGGGCAGGCAATTTGGCGAACGGCATCCGACACTCCATGATCGATCCGCAAAAGAAAAAGGCGGAGCTTGAAGCCCCGCCTTTCGATCTTCGCAATCCCTGAGCGCGATTAACGCTTCGAGAACTGGAACGAACGGCGAGCCTTGGCGCGGCCGTACTTCTTGCGCTCGACGACGCGGCTGTCGCGGGTCAGGAAGCCGCCACGCTTCAGAACGGAGCGCAGGCCCGGTTCGAAGTAGGTGAGCGCCTTGGCGATACCGTGACGAACGGCACCGGCCTGGCCGGAGAGACCGCCGCCGGCAACGGTAGCGTCGACGTCGAACTGGCCGTCGCGGGCGGCCGCGACGATCGGCTGCTGCAGGATCATCTGCAGAACCGGACGGGCGAAGTAAGCCGAGAACGGCTTGCCGTTGACGGTGATCTTGCCGGAGCCGGCCTTGACCCAAACGCGGGCAACGGCGTCCTTGCGCTTGCCGGTCGCGTAGGAGCGGCCCTGCGCGTCGACCTTCTTGACGTGAACCGGAGCGGCCGGTTCCGCGGTCGTGGCAATTTCCTTGAGAGCGGAAAGGTCAGCCATTATCAGGCGCTCCTTGTGTTCTTGCTGTTCAGCTTGGCGACGTCGAGGACGGCCGGCTGCTGTGCTTCATGCGGGTGGTTCGTGCCTGCGTAGACGCGCAGGTTCTTCATCTGCCGGCGGCCGAGCGGGCCACGCGGAACCATGCGCTCAACGGCCTTCTCGATGACGCGCTCCGGGAAGCGGCCTTCGATGATCTGGCGCGCGGTGCGCTCCTTGATGCCGCCGGGGTAGCCGGTGTGCCAGTAGTACTTCTTGTCGGTGTACTTCTTGCCGGTGAGAACGGCCTTCTCGGCGTTGATGACGATGACATTGTCGCCGTCGTCGACGTGGGGCGTGAAGGTGGCCTTATGCTTGCCGCGCAGGCGGTTTGCGATGATGGAAGCGAGGCGACCGACAACGAGGCCTTCGGCGTCGATGAGGATCCACTTCTTCTCCACCTCTGCAGGCTTCTGAACGAAGGTTGCCATATCTAAAACTCTTTCGTTGGACCCGGTACCAGGCCGGGCGTTTCTTGTTGCTTGCTTTGGCCCCGATCAGGCCAAAAAAGAAGGCGGCCCGAACAGGACCGCGATCTGCGGCAGCTTATACGGAAGCGGGAAAACCAGGTCAAGAGAAGAGTTCCGCACTGTGGTAAAGAAGCGGCAATAAAATCAATATGTTAGGTGTGTGGTTTCATGATACCACAATTTTAGCGAGGTGGAATCGAGTAGGTTGCGGTGGCATGCGCTGCCAGTTCGTCGCCCGCGACGGGTTTGATCGATGCGTCGAGAACGGCGAGCCGCTTGCCAAGTTTCAGGATGCGGCAGGTGCATTCGAGCGGTTCGGGGTAGGGCTTTCGCAGAAAGTTGATGTTGAGGCTGGTGGTGACGGCCAGCGCCACCGGACCGATATGGGCGATCAGCGCGACATAGGCCGAGACGTCGGCAAGTGCGAACAGCGTTGGCCCGGATACGGTGCCGCCGGGGCGGATATGGCGCTCGTTCGGGTCGAGCCGCATCGTCGCAAAACCAGGGCCGATATTCGTCACGGTGAAGATCTTGCCATCGGTGTGCACCTGCGGGAAATCCGTGTCGAGAAAGCGATTGAGCTCCTCGACGGTCATGATCGGCAGCAAGGCCATGCGCGTCCCTCCATTCCTGACTGCGGTTACAGGATGTCTGCGCCTGTCGCGCAAGGCGGAAAATGGTCTTAGGCGGAAATGCCGCGGGGTTGAAAGACCGGTGGCCGCGGCGTACCACGGGCCGATTAGGGCTAACGGGAGAACACCATGGCGGATGTCGTCGCATTCAAGAAGGAAGAGCCGAACGGCCTGTTGCTGCGTGAGGTGAACGGGCCGGTCTTGCGGCTGACGCTCAACAACACCCCGGCCAACGCACTGTCGATCGCGCTGATGCAGGCGCTTGCGGCCGAACTCGACGCCGCTGCCGGCGCGAAGGAGATCAAGGTCGTCGTCATCGCGGCCACGGGAAAGGTGTTTTCCGCGGGTCACGACCTGAAGGAGATGACGCTGCATCGCGCCGACGAGGATGGGGGCAGGGCGTTTTTCGAAACCGCCATCCGTCTGGCGGCCGACATTATGTTGAAGATCGCCAGGCTGCCGCAGGCGGTCATCGCGGAGATCGACGGCCTTGCGACGGCGGCGGGCTGCCAGCTGGTCGCCAGCTGCGATCTGGCGATCTGCACCGACAGTTCGACCTTCTGCACGCCGGGCGTGAATATCGGCCTCTTCTGTTCGACGCCGATGGTGGCACTGTCGCGCGCCGCGCATCGCAAGCAGGCGATGGAG
This DNA window, taken from Sinorhizobium fredii NGR234, encodes the following:
- a CDS encoding GNAT family N-acetyltransferase; protein product: MANSYFTLAAPSRQSSRDSRAHAAVETRPAEPITLSVHRDLAEVEADWRALDANKLNSLHQSFDWCAAWKRAHRSQLLVVRGALGKQLLFLLPFEIESGCFFRTARLIATAHSNLNTGLFAADVDRAPRGELCRALTEGIRRALRAYADVVALEKTPALWRGLPHPLAALPGIANPNASFQLGLLGDMERTLTQLNAKRRRKKMRLSERRLAELGGYDYVVAREPADAHALLDAFFRQKTARLEAQGLPDVFDNSEIRAFFRLLIDRPSAGDRLLELNAIRLRGEHEGRVIAVTGLSRKGDHVICQFGSIDHMIAADSSPGELLLYRVIERLCGEGVALFDFGIGDQPYKRSWCTMETPLRDITLPLTLRGHAAAGLHRAVVRAKRTIKANKTLYALVQRGRRRILRATTETADD
- a CDS encoding CatB-related O-acetyltransferase, translated to MMPGDALPDPDAQFPVTEFPRIGFLKNLVHSPLIEVGEYSYYDDPEGPEYFEAKCVLHHYDFVGDRLVIGRFCALATGVQFIMNGANHALGGFSTFPFGIFPGAWRDGFDPAAYATGYRGDTIVGNDVWIGMEAAILPGVTIGDGAIVAAKSVVTKDVPAYAIVAGNPARVVKMRFPAATVERLLAIAWWNWPLDKVTRNIAAITGADIEALETAL
- a CDS encoding metallophosphoesterase family protein, which produces MKIAVIADIHGNDLALEAVLADIDAQGIDEVVNLGDHLSGPLNAARTADILIDRKMPAIRGNHDRYLLTLDPAEMGPSDRAAYDELEPGHRSWLATLPETLVYRDTFFLCHGTPTSDETYWMEALTADGVVHMAAREAIEGFAAGIDCAVILCGHTHIPRAVRLSGGRLLVNPGSVGCPGYDDDRPVAHRVETGSPDARYAILEQDGVDWNVSFRSVRYDHMAMSRRAAERNRSEWARVLATGFLD
- a CDS encoding DUF2842 domain-containing protein, translated to MPVRLRKLIGTVLIIILVIVYALAAVTFASLLLGASPWWVHLLYFFFTGLLWILPAMLIIKWMEKPANNR
- a CDS encoding COX15/CtaA family protein — translated: MAHADLATEQSLRSEIDRTDHNRRQIRGWLAVVLFALFALVIVGGATRLTESGLSITEWKPIHGVIPPLSAEEWEEEFRLYQRIPQYEQMNKGMTVEAFKTIFWWEWAHRLLARSIGVIFALPLLFFWLTGRVERRLRLPLLGILALGGFQGFIGWWMVSSGLVERTEVSQYRLATHLVIACLIFAACMWIYRGLSPHTGDAAPTQRSQTMAGIIAAMSLFQIYLGALVAGLDAGLSYNTWPLMDGAIVPGDLFVQQPAWINLFENPKTVQFLHRAGAYLLFALAFAHMVVSLRAASGTTHARRSVLLFVLLTVQAAIGITTLLLQVPIVWGVLHQAGALVVLGFAIAHWRGFVGEYPRPAAIEVRH
- the argC gene encoding N-acetyl-gamma-glutamyl-phosphate reductase; its protein translation is MKPKIFIDGEHGTTGLQIRARMAGRSDLELLSIPEAERRNAALREDLLNGADIAILCLPDDASREAVAMVAGNNRVRIIDTSTAHRVAPDWAYGFAEMDKAQPAKIRDARHVSNPGCYPTGAIGVIRPLRQAGILPDGYPVTVNAVSGYTGGGKQMIAQIEDENHADHISAPHFLYGLPLKHKHVPEMKMHGMLERAPIFSPSVGKFPQGMIVQVPLYLDDLAPGATLESIHAALVEHYAGQSIVEVVPLSAQLARIDATELAGKDTMKLFVFGTPGGAHVNLVALLDNLGKGASGAAVQNMDLMLSA
- the speB gene encoding agmatinase, which gives rise to MAPKTIDHAVTTRSLHSAATDPTHAGVLSFMRRKYTKQLKGVDAVVWGIPFDAATSNRPGARFGPQAIRRASAIFDNDPQYPFQRDLFADMATVDYGDCLLDYGNHAKTPATIEREATRILKSGAYLLTLGGDHFVTYPILKAHAALHGPLALVQFDAHQDTWPDEKGRIDHGSFVGRAAREGLIDAERSIQIGIRTHAPDDCGIRIVYGYEVEEMRAEEIADTIVRHVGSRSAYLTFDIDCLDPAYAPGTGTPVAGGPSSAKILSVLRKLGALHIAGSDVVEVAPAYDHADLTAIAGSTIAMYMLGLRAEWLAERRG
- a CDS encoding antibiotic biosynthesis monooxygenase family protein codes for the protein MPFAKLPAPPYYVVCFSSARTDGDNGYGEMAEAMEELARKQPGFLGVESARGADGFGITNAYWSDEDSIRAWKRNVDHLAAQKQGRAEWYSHYEVRVARVERAYGSSKAEG
- the rpsI gene encoding 30S ribosomal protein S9 translates to MADLSALKEIATTAEPAAPVHVKKVDAQGRSYATGKRKDAVARVWVKAGSGKITVNGKPFSAYFARPVLQMILQQPIVAAARDGQFDVDATVAGGGLSGQAGAVRHGIAKALTYFEPGLRSVLKRGGFLTRDSRVVERKKYGRAKARRSFQFSKR
- the rplM gene encoding 50S ribosomal protein L13 yields the protein MATFVQKPAEVEKKWILIDAEGLVVGRLASIIANRLRGKHKATFTPHVDDGDNVIVINAEKAVLTGKKYTDKKYYWHTGYPGGIKERTARQIIEGRFPERVIEKAVERMVPRGPLGRRQMKNLRVYAGTNHPHEAQQPAVLDVAKLNSKNTRSA
- a CDS encoding PaaI family thioesterase, whose protein sequence is MALLPIMTVEELNRFLDTDFPQVHTDGKIFTVTNIGPGFATMRLDPNERHIRPGGTVSGPTLFALADVSAYVALIAHIGPVALAVTTSLNINFLRKPYPEPLECTCRILKLGKRLAVLDASIKPVAGDELAAHATATYSIPPR
- a CDS encoding enoyl-CoA hydratase, with protein sequence MADVVAFKKEEPNGLLLREVNGPVLRLTLNNTPANALSIALMQALAAELDAAAGAKEIKVVVIAATGKVFSAGHDLKEMTLHRADEDGGRAFFETAIRLAADIMLKIARLPQAVIAEIDGLATAAGCQLVASCDLAICTDSSTFCTPGVNIGLFCSTPMVALSRAAHRKQAMEMLLTGETIDASTAKDFGLVNRIVPQQYLRQVVDKYAAVIASKSPQALKIGKEAFYRQAEMPLADAYDYAVGVMVENMLGNDAQEGIGAFLGKRMPEWKED